In Candidatus Angelobacter sp., the DNA window GATCGCCGGCCCATTTGTTGCGCGTCGAAAGATTCTCGAGCAGAAGGTGGCCGTAGTCCGGGTCCACGTAATCGCCCTGCATGTCGATGTCGAAGCCGTCCACTTGCAGCAGGATGTCACGCGGCTTGAGCACCGGTTGAGTGCCCGGCTTCGCTGGGACGTCAATCACCACAACGCCGCGCCTTTCCCCTTCGAGCCCGAGGTAATCCAGGGTCTCCGGGTTTTCGGCGGGCTGCCAGGTGAAATCAAAATAGCCGAGGCCGGGATACCGGCCCTTTTTTCGCGCGGCAATGATCGAACGAACAAACGGCGAAGGGAGCACCTGCAACTGGTTTCCCGACTGGCCGAACACGAGACCGATCACTTTGTTTCCGATGATGGCAGGCTCCGACCAGCCGACGCCGTCGATTTCCGAGTTCAGCTCAAGCTGCACGTGCACGGCGTCGCTCATGTTGGCGCGGCTGACGGTGAAACGGTTGAACTCGGCCTTGCGCACTTCAAGATTTCCCGCACGCCAACGGAGAATCTGGATGTCCCCGTCCTTCTTCACCGGGTCGGCCAGCGTGACGGGCTTGAGTCCGCTCCAGAACCGGTCCTCCGCGCTGGTAATGACGGCCAGGTTGGCCGGATAGTCCGCCCACTTGACTTCGGCATTCCACCACTGGCCGCGCCCGCCCTTCTGCACGCGGACAAGCGTTCGGCCATCAAGGCTGTCGGCGGTGGTGAGAATTTCGCGCGGTCCGACAAGCAGACCGGTTTTGACGACGGTCTGAACGCGTTTGGTCCAGGGTTGAAAATAATCGTACTGCTTGCGATTGATTTCGACGCTGACGAGCGAGCGCTCCCAGTCGCCAGTGGCTTTCCTGGCGGGCTCGCCGCCGCGACCTGCAACGGTCGCGACCAACAGAAAAAACGAGAAACCCTTGGCGCCGGGAGAGTTCATAGCCGGCGGTCACGGGGGACGCTGTAGGTTTTCAGGATTTCCGCCTGCGCGGTTTCGGCGGCGGCGCGGTTCAGCGTTTCGAACGCGTGATTGGGAACGTATTCGATGACGTGATGCGTGTTCGTTGCGGATTCAAAGGCGCGCACTACATCTTCGAGCCGGTTGATACGCACGCCGTTGATTTTGTCCACCAGCGCGTGATGGGAGATCTTAAAATTCGCGTTGACCGGATGCGCCAGCGTTGAAGCGAGCACCACGGGCTCGAGCCGCGCGCTGTCCGGCGTCTCGTTGCGCCGGTAGTATAACTCGTAAATCAACTCGGCATTGGCCGAATCGCGCCAGCCCTGTCCGAGGGTCTTCATGTAATCAAGGCTTAGCGGAGTGAACACGAGTCCGGCATAGACAAAATAACGCGGGAGCACGTCGTATTGATTCCCCACGGATCGGTCGCCTTCATAGACGTTCATTGGCAGCGAAATTTCGGTCTCCTTTCCCTGCCGCCAGATTCTCAGTGGCAGACTCTCCCCGCGCTGGGCGGTTTGAAACGCCGCCGACGCGGAAACGCGGTTCCCTTCGTACAACACGGTTCCATCGCTGGCGACGTCGTACTTGCCCACGCGCATCAGCACGTCGTCCGGCTGGATCAATTTCTCCGTCGTCGCGATCGGCAGCAGGCTGTCCACGCGCGCTCCTGCGTCGTTGTCCGGAAGTTTCAAGTACCGGCGGTACGCGGGATTCTGCAGCGGCACCACACGGATGCCGGCCATGGGAAAACCGCCATAGCGGCCGTCTTCGATGTCCCTAAGAAAGTGCTGAATGACGGGCGGCGGGATGAAGAAGCCGGTGTTCTCGAGGCCGGGCATTCCCTGGAACGCGACGCCGACGACGAGATCGTCCTGCAAGACCGGGCCGCCGCTGTTTCCTGGATTGATCGCGGCATCTGTCTGAACGGTGAGGAACGCGCGATTGCTGCTGTGGGCGTAGTTTTGCAACTCGATCCGCGACACCACCCCGCGTGTGTAGGAAATCTGTTCGCCTCCGGCCGGGTAACCGCAGGTTACGACGGACGAGCGGACCGGGGGCAGATCACCGAACCTGAGGGGTTCAAGACCGCTGAAGAAGCCTTCGTCCTCGACCTCGAGCAGGGCGAGGTCGCAGTCGTGCGCGACAAATTTCACGTGCGCGAGGTAGGGACGGGGATCCTGGTAGCGGTGCACCAGTATCTGTCGGGCCCAGCTCACCACGTGGGCGTTGGTCATGATGCGTTTGCCCTTGATAAAGAAACCCGAGCCGCTGCTGCGACGGACGGGATCAAACCGCCAGGGCGCATCCCAATCCGGCTGCTGGCTGAAGGTCATGATCTGGACGACGGACCGTTCGGGTTCGGCGCCCTGAACCTTTGCCGCGAAAACTGCCACCAGGAAGACGCAGAAGAGCTTCTTTGGCACGCGGCGAAAATGCGGAGCCGATGTGGAATGGTCAAGCAATTACGAAATCGACGGTGGGAAAAGACTGCCCGAACCCCCGCTCGTCCGAAACACTTGACGACTTGACGGAACGATGGCTGGTTCAGATTGAACCGCAATTCGCATAAGACTTGTTATGACGAGTCCTGCCATAGGCTTCGGTGACCTGATGGTGTTTATTGCCGTATTGATTCTAGTGGCCGCTTTTCTGATGGTTGTTCACTCCTTCATCCGGCGCGTTGAATCCCAATCAGACCTCGATGGGAACAAACAGGACGGCGACACATCCTCAAAGGAGGTTTCGCCTTCCTCGCCTTCCAAGTAAACCTGAAGCGGCCCTAATCGGCTTCCACTCGCCGCTTTAATTCCTCCAGCGAGAAATCCGCGGCCTGGCAGTGCGCGATGATGCGCTGCTCGCGTCGGGCCACGTTCTCCGCAGCCTCCGGAATCTGGCGCGCGATATTCGCCGGGACGATCAACACACCATGTTGGTCCGCATGAATCAGATCGCCGGAGCAAACGGTCATTCCACCGACTTCGACTGGCGATCCGAAATCGACCAGATGCACCCAGGCGTGGGAGACACAAACGCTCCGGGCAAAATACTGGAAGCCCAGCGCATGAACTTCGTCGAGGTCGCGCACATGGCCGTTGGTGATGACGCCAACACAGCCCAGACGCCGGTGTATATTGGTCTGGACCTCTCCAAAATAGGCGCCGACACCCGGCGGTTCATCGAGGTCCTGCATCACGACGACGCGCGGCTCCGGGAATTCCAGGATGCGCTTCCAGAAATCGTGGCGTGACGCGGGTTGTACCCCCGGTTCTCTGGCGGCAAATCGCGCGGTCACGGCATAACCGACCATCACCCCGAACTCCGGAAACAGGCTCCGTATCTCAGGTGACATAAAACCCCGGTTGCGCGGACGTACGTCAAACAGCTCAATGGCGTTTGAAACCGTCGGTGTGCTCAGTTTCCGCAACGCGTTGAGTTCGTCAGGCGAAAGCTTCATCATCGTCGGGCCGGTCGCGTGCCTATCCGAACCAAAGCTTGATTTCGCGCCGGGCGGAGCCTGGCGAGTCGGCCGCATGAACGAGGTTGTATAATCCCCTATCCTGGGAATCGGCAAATTTGATCGTGTCCGAACTGAAATCACCGCGGACCGTTCCCGGTGGCGCCGCCGCCGGTTCCGTCGAGCCGATCAACGTCCGCACCTTCGCGATGGCGTTCACACCGCAGAGGACAAGAGCGAGGACGTTTTTTCGGGCCAGATAACGGGTGTTCCGGTCGAATGCACGGGGGTTTTTAGATTTCAGATCGGCATAGTGCTTTTCAACCATCAAAAGAGAAGGCGTGGCCAGACGCGCGTTGCCAATCCTCAAGCCTGCGGATTCGAACCGACGGATGACTTCCCCGGCCAGGCCGCGCTCCAGCGCATCAGGTTTAATAAGCACCAAGGTTTCTTGAACGTGGTTCATGGTCTTCGTCCCGGCCGGATTGTAAATTTGATTGCCTCGATTGTAGGACGGCAGCCTCGCTGCGCAAGCTTTCGTATGATCAGCTTGAGTTTCCGCGCCATTCATGCAGACTGCCGCCGCGGCAATCGCCTGCGTGATTCCGGGAAAAGCCTTCGACGAATGAAGCCAACCAGGACCGGATCCATGTTCATGCGGAGACTTTCGGGATTGGCAGTCTCACTGATGGTTTTTTACCTGTTGCTTCTCATTCCCGACCCCGACCCTGTCCTGCCCGCGGGCACAAACCAGACGCCGTTCGCGTGGAACCGGGACGCCTACTGGGCGTCGCTCGAAACGCAATTCAAGGACGCACGCGCCGTCGGGTGCGACAGCCTTGCCGGAGGAATCGACTCGGCACTTTTGAAAGCAATCCGTTTGATCGATGAAATCAGCGCGGAACGACGTGCTCCCGACGACCCAAAATTCGGCCTGCTCGAAACGAACCTGCTCCAGCTGGCGCCGATGATTGGTGCCTGCTCGAAACGACTGCCCGACTTTGCCCGCCTTTTCAACCGGGTGCGTGTTGCCGTAAAGAATCAGTCGAAGCATTGGGACATGAATTCGGTCGAAGCCCGGCAGACGACGTATCGCCTCATTTACGGCGGGCGGGCCGCGCTTGAAGAATTGATGTTACAAGCGCCGGACAAGGCCTGGCCGCCGATCGTCGATGGCGGGGATGAACCATCGCAAACCCCTTCCGTCGAGATTCTAGGGGTAGCCCTTCACAGTGGAGACATCCTTGTCTCGCGTGGCGGCGCGCCGACGTCCGCCTTGATCGCCCGGGGCAACGATTTTCCCGGGAATTTTTCGCACGTCGCGCTTGTTCACGCGGACGAAAAGAGCCGTGGCCTTTCAGTCATCGAAGCACACATCGAACGAGGCGTGGTGGTTTCCTCGCTTGCAGACTATCTGGCCGACAAAAAGCTGCGCGTCATGGCGCTGCGCCTGCGGGCCGATCTGCCCTTGCTGTTGTCCGACCCGCAGTTGCCGCACAAGGTCGCTTCGTGGGCGCTTCAGGAAGCAAAGAGCCGCCATATTCCTTATGATTTTGAAATGAATTACCACGACCACGCGAAACAATTCTGCTCGGAAGTCGCTTCGGCGGCTTACGAACGGGTGGGAATCCGGCTCTGGATGGGGATTTCACACCTGTCGTCGCGGGGGATAACAACGTGGCTCTCTGCTTTCGGTGCGAAATTTTTTGAAACTCAGGAACCTTCGGATCTGGAGTACGACCCGCAGCTCTCCGTCGTTGCTGAATGGCGCGACCCCGGCGTGCTGTTTCAGGACCACGCCGACAACGCAGTGATCGACGTGATGCTTGAGGGTGCCGATGCCGGGGAACAACTGGGTTACCCGCGGCTCATGCTCCCGTTCGCGCGGTTGGCAAAAGGATACAGCCTTGCGATGAACGTGTTTGGGCGGGCAGGTCTCATCCCCGAAGGCATGAGCGCCACTGCTGCGGTGAGGCACAAGGCATTTTCGAGAAGGCACGCCGCAATCAAGGCGCGCCTGCTCGTGCTGGCCGATGGATTCAAGAGGCGGAATGGCTACGCAGCTCCCTATTGGGAGTTGGTCAAACTGGCGAGAAAGGCGAAAAATGAAACGAAGTCTTGATACGGTCAGGGACGTCCGCCGTGAACCGGCGCGATCCGGCGGCGGAGAAGCATTTGCCCGCTGGTGGTAAACCGGCGACTCAATATTCATCGGGCGAGCTTCCGCCTTTCCATGCTTGCTATCGCGCGCGATCTTTTCAAATCTCTTCCCCACGCAGCATGGCCAAAAAAGCGCTGATCACCGGGATTACCGGCCAGGATGGATCCTACCTGGCCGAGTTGCTATTGTCCAAGGGCTACGAGGTTCACGGTATCATCCGGCGGGCGAGCACGTTTAACACAGGGCGGCTGGATCCGATTTACGCCGACCCCCATGCCAGCCAGTCCCGCCTGTTTCTGCATTACGGCGATCTGAGCGACGCAAGTGCGCTGGCGCGGTTGATCGGCAAAATCCAACCGGACGAGGTTTACAACCTGGCCGCTCAAAGCCATGTGCGGGTGAGTTTCGACAGCCCTGAATACACGACTGACATTACCGCCACGGGCGCAGTACGACTGCTGGAGGCTATTCGAGAGACGGGTATCAAGCCGCGGTTTTATCAAGCTTCGTCCAGCGAAATGTTCGGGAAAGTGCGCGAGATTCCACAGACGGAGAAAACGCCCTTTTACCCGCGCAGCCCCTATGGATGCGCGAAAGTGTATGCCTATTGGATCACTGTCAATTACCGGGAATCCTACGGGTTGCACGCCAGCAATGGGATTTTGTTTAATCACGAATCGCCGCGGCGCGGCGAAACTTTCGTCACGCGCAAGATTACCCGGGCAGTCGCCCACATCCAGGCGGGTTTGCAGACCAGGCTTTATCTCGGCAACCTCGACGCGAAGCGCGATTGGGGCTACGCAAAGGAATATGTCGAAGCCATGTGGTTGATGCTCCAGCAGGACCAATCGGATGATTACGTCATTGCCACCAACGAGACGCATTCAATACGAGATTTTCTGGATGCCGCTTTCGGCCACGCGAGCCTGGACTGGAGGAAGCACGTGGAAATCGACCCGCGCTATTATCGGCCTGCGGAAGTGGAGGTATTGATCGGGGACTACAGCAAGGCGAAACGTAAATTGGGTTGGGAGCCGGCGACGAAATTTGCCGATCTGGTCCGGCTGATGGTGGACGCGGACATCAAGCTCCTCAAGGACCATCGAGAAGGCCGGATCAAGGTTGCGGGTTGATGGAACGCCTGCCGGTCGGCTTCCCGCAGGTCATTTTTGCGGCGGCAATTTGTTCAAGAAATCCTCGTAAGCCAGGCGAATCCCCGTTGCGAGGTCGATCTGAGGCTTCCAACCCATCGCGAACAGACGCGAACTGTCCATTAACTTTCGCGGGGTGCCATCGGGCCTGGATTTGTCCCATGCGATTTGACCACGGAACCCGACTATTTGCCTGATCAACCCGGCGAGTTCTCTAATGGTTACGTCATGGCCATAACCCACGTTGATGAACTGTTCCTCACTGTAGTTCTGCATGAGAAAAACACAGGCGCGGGCCAGGTCATCCACATAAAGAAACTCGCGCAGCGGTGAACCTGTGCCCCAACACGTGACCATCGAAGCCTTGGCAGCCTTTGCTTCGTGGAATTTTCGTATCAACGCGGGCAGGACATGCGAGGTTTCGAGGTCGAAGTTGTCGTTCGGCCCATAAAGGTTGGTGGGCATCGCACTGATGAAGTCACAGCCGAATTGTCGGCGATAAGCCTGGCACAATTTTATGCCCGCGATCTTGGCGATGGCGTACCATTGATTGGTGGGTTCCAACGACCCTGTCAGCAGGGAATCCTCTTTCAGCGGCTGTTCGGCCATCTTGGGATAAATGCAGGAGCTGCCGAGAAAAAGTAGTTTTTTCACCCCGGCCTTGTATGCGCCGTGGATCAGGTGGTTTTGAATCTGCAGATTCTCATAAAGAAAATTGACGGGCTCCGAATCGTTGGCTTTGATCCCTCCCACCTTTGCTGCGGCAACAAATATGTATTCCGGTTTCTCCATCAGGCAGAACTGC includes these proteins:
- the gmd gene encoding GDP-mannose 4,6-dehydratase; this encodes MAKKALITGITGQDGSYLAELLLSKGYEVHGIIRRASTFNTGRLDPIYADPHASQSRLFLHYGDLSDASALARLIGKIQPDEVYNLAAQSHVRVSFDSPEYTTDITATGAVRLLEAIRETGIKPRFYQASSSEMFGKVREIPQTEKTPFYPRSPYGCAKVYAYWITVNYRESYGLHASNGILFNHESPRRGETFVTRKITRAVAHIQAGLQTRLYLGNLDAKRDWGYAKEYVEAMWLMLQQDQSDDYVIATNETHSIRDFLDAAFGHASLDWRKHVEIDPRYYRPAEVEVLIGDYSKAKRKLGWEPATKFADLVRLMVDADIKLLKDHREGRIKVAG
- a CDS encoding YiiX/YebB-like N1pC/P60 family cysteine hydrolase; amino-acid sequence: MKPTRTGSMFMRRLSGLAVSLMVFYLLLLIPDPDPVLPAGTNQTPFAWNRDAYWASLETQFKDARAVGCDSLAGGIDSALLKAIRLIDEISAERRAPDDPKFGLLETNLLQLAPMIGACSKRLPDFARLFNRVRVAVKNQSKHWDMNSVEARQTTYRLIYGGRAALEELMLQAPDKAWPPIVDGGDEPSQTPSVEILGVALHSGDILVSRGGAPTSALIARGNDFPGNFSHVALVHADEKSRGLSVIEAHIERGVVVSSLADYLADKKLRVMALRLRADLPLLLSDPQLPHKVASWALQEAKSRHIPYDFEMNYHDHAKQFCSEVASAAYERVGIRLWMGISHLSSRGITTWLSAFGAKFFETQEPSDLEYDPQLSVVAEWRDPGVLFQDHADNAVIDVMLEGADAGEQLGYPRLMLPFARLAKGYSLAMNVFGRAGLIPEGMSATAAVRHKAFSRRHAAIKARLLVLADGFKRRNGYAAPYWELVKLARKAKNETKS
- a CDS encoding trypsin-like peptidase domain-containing protein; the protein is MPKKLFCVFLVAVFAAKVQGAEPERSVVQIMTFSQQPDWDAPWRFDPVRRSSGSGFFIKGKRIMTNAHVVSWARQILVHRYQDPRPYLAHVKFVAHDCDLALLEVEDEGFFSGLEPLRFGDLPPVRSSVVTCGYPAGGEQISYTRGVVSRIELQNYAHSSNRAFLTVQTDAAINPGNSGGPVLQDDLVVGVAFQGMPGLENTGFFIPPPVIQHFLRDIEDGRYGGFPMAGIRVVPLQNPAYRRYLKLPDNDAGARVDSLLPIATTEKLIQPDDVLMRVGKYDVASDGTVLYEGNRVSASAAFQTAQRGESLPLRIWRQGKETEISLPMNVYEGDRSVGNQYDVLPRYFVYAGLVFTPLSLDYMKTLGQGWRDSANAELIYELYYRRNETPDSARLEPVVLASTLAHPVNANFKISHHALVDKINGVRINRLEDVVRAFESATNTHHVIEYVPNHAFETLNRAAAETAQAEILKTYSVPRDRRL
- a CDS encoding GDP-L-fucose synthase produces the protein MTPESRIYVAGHRGLVGSAIWRELARQGFANLIGRTRAELDLLRAEAVEQFCLMEKPEYIFVAAAKVGGIKANDSEPVNFLYENLQIQNHLIHGAYKAGVKKLLFLGSSCIYPKMAEQPLKEDSLLTGSLEPTNQWYAIAKIAGIKLCQAYRRQFGCDFISAMPTNLYGPNDNFDLETSHVLPALIRKFHEAKAAKASMVTCWGTGSPLREFLYVDDLARACVFLMQNYSEEQFINVGYGHDVTIRELAGLIRQIVGFRGQIAWDKSRPDGTPRKLMDSSRLFAMGWKPQIDLATGIRLAYEDFLNKLPPQK
- a CDS encoding RraA family protein, whose protein sequence is MMKLSPDELNALRKLSTPTVSNAIELFDVRPRNRGFMSPEIRSLFPEFGVMVGYAVTARFAAREPGVQPASRHDFWKRILEFPEPRVVVMQDLDEPPGVGAYFGEVQTNIHRRLGCVGVITNGHVRDLDEVHALGFQYFARSVCVSHAWVHLVDFGSPVEVGGMTVCSGDLIHADQHGVLIVPANIARQIPEAAENVARREQRIIAHCQAADFSLEELKRRVEAD
- a CDS encoding nucleoside-diphosphate kinase, with protein sequence MNHVQETLVLIKPDALERGLAGEVIRRFESAGLRIGNARLATPSLLMVEKHYADLKSKNPRAFDRNTRYLARKNVLALVLCGVNAIAKVRTLIGSTEPAAAPPGTVRGDFSSDTIKFADSQDRGLYNLVHAADSPGSARREIKLWFG